In Acholeplasma equirhinis, the following proteins share a genomic window:
- a CDS encoding pectinesterase family protein yields MQIHHINPSMKLQTLLDKLDPNISHTIYLAPGLYHEKIKLSNNNISIIGESKDSTLISFNDYAYKMHDDGLLYNTFRTSTFLITGSNNKLEHLTIMNDAGYGDRIGQAIALSIYGTMNEVIDCNIIANQDTLFLGPLPIDLIHRYPHILDKDQLQSNPTKNFFFQTKITGNVDFIFGSGNALFDSCTLEFNGDGYLAAPSTYKNEIGFVFYRSRITSLSDEFKMILARPWRAFGKTTFIDCTFETKIDPSRYDTWAKPDFYFYEHPHVANPLSQKVSFEFLKQIEDLFDRKF; encoded by the coding sequence ATGCAAATTCATCACATTAATCCATCCATGAAACTTCAAACACTTCTCGATAAACTAGATCCTAACATCTCACATACAATTTACTTAGCCCCTGGGTTATATCATGAGAAGATAAAACTATCAAATAACAACATTTCAATCATAGGTGAATCTAAAGATTCAACTTTGATTTCTTTTAATGATTATGCATATAAAATGCATGATGATGGTTTACTCTATAATACCTTTAGAACTTCCACCTTTTTAATCACTGGTTCCAACAATAAATTAGAACATTTAACAATCATGAATGATGCCGGTTATGGAGACCGAATTGGTCAAGCCATTGCATTATCCATATATGGTACGATGAATGAAGTTATTGACTGCAATATTATTGCCAATCAAGATACTTTATTTTTAGGTCCATTACCAATTGATTTAATTCATCGTTATCCACATATTTTAGATAAAGATCAACTACAATCTAATCCAACTAAGAATTTCTTTTTTCAAACTAAAATCACCGGTAATGTCGATTTTATCTTTGGAAGTGGAAATGCACTATTTGATTCATGCACCTTAGAATTTAACGGTGATGGTTATTTAGCTGCACCTTCAACTTATAAAAATGAAATCGGATTTGTCTTCTACCGTTCAAGAATTACATCCTTATCCGATGAATTCAAGATGATTCTTGCCCGTCCTTGGAGAGCCTTTGGAAAGACTACCTTTATTGATTGTACATTTGAAACTAAGATTGATCCTAGTCGTTATGATACTTGGGCGAAACCTGACTTCTACTTTTACGAACATCCCCATGTTGCTAATCCCTTAAGTCAAAAGGTTTCTTTTGAATTTCTGAAACAAATCGAAGATTTATTTGACAGAAAATTCTGA
- a CDS encoding immunoglobulin-like domain-containing protein, translated as MYKKILAIFSIFLLGLILIACEDNGGDPIVSDAAFDAIFEEIALPESTMSNLSLKNKSALFPDASIAWRSTNQKVITNQGEVRRPDQPTTVEMVAVVTLEGKNKSHRYAVSVQPVDSMIFDLNAYRSDYGYASIVLTNRNGQEAVEVTTEIEFLDALANKSIKIIKITADLNMGFLNVMKKLEEAGKTEQEISNYTDGSFYRQNANVPLLHPTLKEEGVGQMIIQDRTSLMIYSEYGAKISHLTSIIKTSSDIVIRNLHFTGIWEWDDGLAADYDENDWDYFTVETTNGLWIDHVKFDQSYDGLVDVKGGTSNFTISYLDLNFVENQFIRDQIEWLEENYMDDPTKTISNSRYVKLRKEAGMSMEQIIRYTSAQKKGFNFGNTTMGMGFKTITITMHHLRIFNLADRLPRLRQGDVHVYNVLIDNTELENIRQMIASSGTSLPSQAMVPTEEGAVLFENSKLIETVEPIKTHQDNIMDPAYTGRYKVLNSILIKGINYYKGSSYEGQPDGDPYSPWKQSNTNMPRIEFFLRNYQEIPYRYKDTEGNGAVYNYMVEPEMLGRVLEDNYVGPGEIPDFNWQEIRKLLSNPISPTAVRGHRIDPDSIEIEDDLLELGETYVEKNPQVFNFYLGGPQYQRNVDYTLEIDKSQLDVSNEGTYDVIYTFKNMHNDWDEYVYVQSVIVYDPEGPNEIYESSISDEFDATININYSVYTAEGTLYYLISNTNNLTLEQVKVHEDLQSTEITSVYGKLVNVETNRLSYVYMYTVRQNKESELVVKQIRNEQIIQISTVAQLNDMITSFASIGKYYILMNDIDLSQGRMDALSTSNVFSGIFDGNGYKLYNYKKTMLRGGLFMTINGGMIKNLVLDDFEFTVDSIYSEDTENPGTFKETKASDDSGLLATYVYGYARFENITIQNSKLITTRNYGGALLGRVRTGEAYYEGIKILNVDIISSVPQSKYTGGLIGGIEPNTKLFMKDIFVDGLRIEHQQSDMIGVLVGRVRSYLDVENIVMLGVEITGRHNLGILVGKEDNTTTYIQARNFFAEADFTFQTDASGIYSDYFGYIIGNPDAGKTQVFNYFVIADSDFEDRKPKGLNINANILASISEVNEAWWNANLPSIATSDKWSIDENGLAYLK; from the coding sequence ATGTATAAAAAAATTCTTGCAATTTTCTCGATATTTTTATTGGGATTAATCCTAATTGCCTGTGAAGACAATGGTGGAGATCCAATAGTAAGCGATGCGGCATTTGATGCTATCTTTGAGGAAATCGCGTTACCAGAATCAACAATGAGTAATTTAAGTTTAAAAAATAAGTCAGCGTTATTTCCTGATGCTTCTATTGCTTGGCGTTCAACCAATCAAAAAGTTATTACAAACCAAGGTGAGGTTAGACGTCCTGATCAACCAACTACTGTCGAAATGGTGGCAGTTGTTACATTAGAGGGTAAAAACAAGTCACATCGTTATGCGGTTTCTGTACAACCGGTTGACTCCATGATCTTTGACTTAAACGCATACCGTTCGGATTATGGTTATGCATCCATTGTTTTAACAAACCGTAATGGACAGGAAGCGGTTGAAGTTACAACTGAAATTGAATTTTTAGATGCACTTGCTAATAAGTCAATTAAAATTATTAAAATTACAGCCGATTTAAATATGGGCTTCTTAAACGTTATGAAGAAGTTAGAAGAAGCTGGTAAGACTGAACAAGAAATTTCAAATTATACAGATGGCTCATTCTATCGTCAGAATGCAAACGTACCACTTTTACATCCAACACTAAAAGAAGAAGGTGTTGGTCAAATGATTATTCAAGACCGTACAAGTTTAATGATTTATTCTGAATATGGTGCAAAAATCTCTCATTTGACATCCATTATTAAGACATCATCAGATATTGTCATTAGAAATCTTCACTTTACTGGTATTTGGGAGTGGGATGACGGACTTGCTGCAGATTATGATGAAAATGACTGGGACTACTTTACAGTTGAAACTACCAATGGTTTATGGATAGACCATGTGAAATTTGATCAATCATACGATGGTTTGGTTGACGTTAAAGGTGGTACTTCAAACTTTACAATTTCTTATTTAGACTTGAATTTCGTAGAAAATCAGTTTATTAGAGATCAAATTGAATGGTTAGAAGAAAACTACATGGATGACCCAACTAAAACTATTTCTAATTCTCGTTATGTGAAGTTAAGAAAAGAAGCGGGTATGTCAATGGAACAAATTATCCGTTACACATCAGCTCAAAAGAAGGGTTTCAACTTTGGTAATACAACAATGGGTATGGGATTTAAAACAATTACAATCACCATGCATCATTTACGCATCTTTAACCTAGCAGACAGATTACCTCGCCTAAGACAAGGTGATGTCCATGTTTATAATGTATTAATTGATAATACAGAACTTGAAAATATTCGTCAAATGATTGCATCTAGTGGTACATCATTGCCATCACAAGCAATGGTACCCACTGAAGAAGGTGCTGTATTATTTGAAAACTCTAAATTAATTGAAACGGTCGAACCAATTAAGACACACCAAGATAATATTATGGATCCAGCGTATACTGGTCGATATAAAGTTCTTAATTCAATTTTAATTAAAGGTATTAATTACTATAAAGGTTCATCATATGAAGGTCAGCCAGATGGTGACCCATACTCACCTTGGAAACAATCTAATACCAACATGCCAAGAATTGAATTCTTCTTAAGAAATTATCAAGAGATTCCATATCGATATAAAGATACTGAAGGTAATGGAGCAGTCTACAATTATATGGTTGAACCAGAAATGTTAGGCAGAGTTTTAGAAGATAACTATGTTGGTCCAGGTGAAATTCCTGATTTTAACTGGCAAGAAATTAGAAAATTACTATCAAATCCAATTTCTCCAACTGCAGTTAGAGGTCATCGTATTGACCCAGATTCTATTGAAATAGAAGATGATTTACTTGAACTTGGTGAAACTTATGTTGAGAAGAACCCTCAAGTATTTAATTTCTATCTTGGTGGACCTCAATATCAAAGAAATGTAGACTATACACTAGAAATTGACAAGAGCCAATTAGATGTTTCTAATGAAGGCACGTATGATGTTATTTATACCTTCAAGAATATGCATAATGATTGGGATGAATATGTGTATGTCCAAAGTGTTATTGTGTATGATCCGGAAGGACCAAATGAAATTTATGAATCATCAATCTCAGATGAGTTTGATGCAACAATTAATATTAATTATTCTGTTTATACAGCAGAAGGGACACTTTATTATTTAATTTCTAACACTAATAATTTAACTTTAGAACAAGTTAAGGTGCATGAAGACTTACAAAGTACTGAAATTACATCCGTATATGGAAAACTAGTTAACGTAGAAACAAATCGTTTATCATATGTTTATATGTATACTGTCCGCCAAAATAAGGAATCAGAACTCGTTGTCAAACAAATTAGAAATGAACAAATCATACAAATTTCTACCGTTGCACAATTAAATGATATGATTACCTCTTTCGCATCAATTGGTAAATACTACATCTTAATGAATGATATCGATCTTTCACAAGGTCGTATGGATGCATTATCTACATCCAATGTCTTTTCAGGTATCTTTGATGGTAATGGTTATAAACTCTATAACTATAAGAAGACAATGTTGCGTGGTGGTTTATTCATGACCATTAATGGTGGTATGATTAAGAACTTAGTACTTGATGACTTTGAGTTTACAGTAGATTCGATATATTCTGAGGATACTGAAAATCCAGGAACATTTAAAGAAACTAAAGCGAGCGATGACAGTGGACTTCTTGCAACATATGTATATGGTTATGCAAGATTTGAAAATATCACAATCCAAAACTCTAAGTTAATCACAACTAGAAATTATGGAGGTGCATTACTTGGTCGTGTTAGAACTGGTGAGGCATATTACGAGGGTATTAAGATCTTAAATGTAGATATTATTTCATCTGTTCCACAAAGTAAATACACAGGTGGTTTAATAGGTGGTATCGAACCAAATACTAAACTCTTCATGAAAGATATCTTCGTTGATGGACTTAGAATTGAACATCAACAATCAGATATGATTGGTGTATTAGTTGGTCGTGTTCGTTCATACTTGGATGTTGAAAATATTGTGATGCTCGGTGTAGAAATCACAGGTCGTCATAATCTTGGTATTTTAGTGGGTAAAGAAGATAATACAACAACTTATATTCAAGCAAGAAACTTCTTTGCTGAAGCTGACTTTACATTCCAAACAGATGCTTCAGGAATATACTCAGATTACTTTGGTTACATCATTGGTAACCCAGATGCAGGTAAGACTCAAGTATTTAATTACTTCGTTATAGCAGATAGTGACTTTGAAGATAGAAAACCTAAAGGTCTAAATATTAATGCAAATATCCTAGCATCTATATCTGAAGTAAATGAAGCATGGTGGAACGCAAATCTACCATCGATTGCAACAAGTGACAAATGGTCTATTGATGAAAATGGACTTGCATACTTAAAATAA
- a CDS encoding glycoside hydrolase family 88/105 protein, with amino-acid sequence MYPKVEQYIKYLIENSTPEKPLWNQELLRQGKENRWNYIDGCITASLIALYQATNEKSYLDFVKSFVDYFVNQDGTIKGYNPLHYSTDDLSQSRILFDLYETTHDDKYKKAIHHTYLQVKTHPRIKTGNFWHKKIYHDQVWLDGLYMMQVFYTRYEKTFNDKKNYDDILNQFKNVRKLMFDEKKKLYYHGYDESRTLFWANKKTGLSENFWLRAIGWLAAGLVDVATYIDDLSIKQELSSQLKELLDGILKYQDKETHLFYNLVDLKNVEGNYLETSGSLLIAYSMLKGANEGILPEKYYTYGLQIFDTIYDERFKLIDGLYILSGTVLVSGLGPEDNKRRDGSIEYYLSEPVVDNEAKGIGPFIMAYTEIKRKATK; translated from the coding sequence ATGTATCCAAAAGTTGAACAATATATTAAATATCTTATTGAAAATTCAACCCCTGAAAAACCACTTTGGAATCAAGAGTTGCTTAGACAGGGTAAAGAAAATCGTTGGAATTATATTGATGGTTGCATCACTGCTTCTTTGATTGCATTATATCAAGCAACGAACGAAAAGTCTTATTTAGACTTTGTTAAATCATTTGTAGATTATTTTGTAAATCAAGACGGTACAATCAAAGGTTATAATCCACTACATTATTCAACAGATGATTTATCCCAATCAAGGATTCTTTTTGATTTATATGAAACAACACATGATGATAAATACAAAAAAGCAATCCATCATACTTATTTACAAGTAAAAACACATCCAAGAATCAAAACTGGAAACTTTTGGCATAAGAAAATATATCATGACCAGGTTTGGTTGGATGGGCTATACATGATGCAAGTTTTCTATACCAGATACGAGAAAACTTTTAATGACAAAAAAAACTATGATGATATTTTAAATCAATTCAAGAATGTCAGAAAATTGATGTTTGATGAGAAAAAGAAACTTTATTATCATGGTTATGATGAATCAAGAACACTTTTCTGGGCAAATAAAAAAACCGGTCTATCTGAAAACTTTTGGTTACGTGCCATTGGTTGGCTTGCTGCAGGATTAGTTGATGTTGCAACTTACATCGATGATCTATCAATTAAACAAGAATTATCTAGTCAATTAAAAGAACTTTTAGACGGTATATTAAAATATCAAGATAAAGAAACACATCTTTTCTACAACCTCGTTGACTTAAAAAATGTAGAGGGTAATTATCTTGAAACATCAGGTTCACTTCTTATTGCATACAGTATGCTTAAAGGGGCTAATGAAGGGATTCTTCCTGAAAAATACTACACTTATGGTTTACAAATTTTTGATACAATATACGATGAGAGATTTAAGTTGATTGATGGCCTCTATATTTTATCTGGAACTGTTTTAGTCTCTGGTTTAGGACCAGAGGATAATAAACGTCGAGATGGTTCAATTGAATATTATTTATCAGAACCTGTTGTAGACAATGAAGCAAAAGGCATTGGACCATTCATTATGGCTTATACAGAAATTAAAAGAAAAGCTACCAAGTAA
- a CDS encoding ABC transporter permease, producing the protein MNETKQPEIISYKELESLRGESIHLVMEETKLTRYWQTLKRQWPIFVMLIPVLVYFLLFRYRPILELLVAFKSYDPNVTTDSFQSPWVGFYALRELMFSSKEYTQLFWKAFRNTFTISMYGLLFGFPIPIILALLFSEIKSDGYRSITQILSYLPKFISTVVITSLLFLMLRPEQADAFIKPGIINGMLTSLGLVPPETNILGSAAYFRSVYILSDIWEGAGYGSIVYFAAIMSISPTSYEAARIDGANKLDQIRYVTLPGMAPTLTIMLILRIGSILSVGYEKIILMTENEQHAVLETADVLSTFILRLGNVYGSSAGLSVPNDLIRAFSTSADLFNSFIAMFLVLGANFISRRVSDTSLF; encoded by the coding sequence ATGAACGAAACTAAGCAACCAGAAATAATTTCATATAAAGAACTAGAATCCTTAAGAGGTGAATCTATCCATCTCGTGATGGAAGAGACTAAACTCACTAGATACTGGCAAACCTTAAAAAGACAATGGCCAATTTTCGTCATGTTAATTCCAGTATTGGTTTATTTCCTCCTTTTTAGATACCGACCAATACTGGAACTCTTAGTTGCTTTTAAGAGTTATGACCCAAATGTTACAACGGATTCATTCCAATCACCATGGGTTGGGTTTTATGCTTTAAGAGAACTGATGTTTTCATCAAAAGAATACACACAACTTTTCTGGAAGGCATTTAGAAATACATTCACAATTAGTATGTATGGACTTTTATTTGGCTTCCCGATTCCAATTATCTTAGCTTTACTTTTCTCTGAAATTAAGAGTGATGGTTATCGATCAATCACTCAAATACTATCGTATTTACCTAAATTTATTTCAACAGTTGTTATTACATCATTATTATTCTTGATGTTAAGACCTGAACAAGCAGATGCATTTATTAAACCAGGTATTATTAACGGTATGTTAACAAGTTTAGGTTTAGTACCTCCGGAAACAAATATCTTAGGAAGTGCAGCATATTTTAGATCCGTCTATATTCTTTCTGATATTTGGGAAGGTGCAGGTTATGGCTCTATTGTCTATTTTGCAGCCATTATGAGTATTTCACCTACAAGTTATGAAGCAGCAAGAATTGATGGTGCGAATAAACTAGATCAAATTAGATATGTTACATTGCCTGGTATGGCTCCAACATTAACGATCATGTTAATTTTAAGAATTGGTTCGATTCTTTCTGTTGGATATGAAAAGATTATCTTAATGACTGAAAATGAGCAACATGCAGTACTTGAAACAGCCGATGTATTATCAACATTCATCTTAAGACTTGGTAATGTTTATGGATCATCCGCAGGACTATCGGTACCGAATGATTTGATTAGAGCATTCTCTACATCAGCTGACTTATTTAACTCATTTATTGCAATGTTCTTAGTGCTTGGTGCAAACTTCATTTCACGCCGAGTATCTGATACATCACTATTCTAG
- a CDS encoding MATE family efflux transporter, with protein sequence MTSKLSLKDEKKRNLILEGNLWKILISLSIPLAIYEAFNYLYAFIDLWLVSGLDTNFVTSVIFIDEIRMAITAFGGSIASAGSVIVARDYAANKLKEASKNAGQVMISVLSVSLIVIGVMIVFAEPILRGFGANDYIIQSGLNYYIIQMATTGLVAFNAVFIGLEKAKGNTKIILFANLGVMIVKLILSYIWVMFLNGGLFELAISSMIAQGLLMMIGIYITMRKKNPISVSLNDFKPEFFLIKPILILAFPIFLGKFLFNMGKVFINGIALLYHNYVVAALGICSRIFGLFASVANVFHETEMTIISQNLGVNKPKRAIKTFYITILYALIVSTIGLIICYINLDWIIKLLGNFSDEQVEVIKTTYNFEQYSLVYSALISAMSGLFIGFKRTKVVFWINIIRVIILRLPVLFLMYTFIPERPYWHVGFVMFFSNTLTTIITIAMTIIFIRQENERIVLLKLQN encoded by the coding sequence ATGACTTCAAAACTATCACTCAAAGATGAAAAGAAGAGAAATTTAATCTTAGAAGGTAATCTTTGGAAAATATTAATTTCATTATCAATTCCACTCGCAATTTATGAGGCGTTTAATTATTTATACGCTTTTATTGACTTGTGGCTAGTATCAGGACTGGATACAAACTTTGTGACATCAGTTATCTTTATTGATGAAATTAGAATGGCAATCACAGCATTTGGAGGCTCTATTGCATCTGCAGGATCTGTTATTGTTGCCAGAGATTATGCTGCAAACAAACTCAAAGAAGCAAGTAAAAATGCTGGACAAGTGATGATATCAGTTTTAAGTGTTTCATTAATTGTAATCGGTGTTATGATTGTTTTTGCAGAACCTATATTAAGAGGGTTTGGAGCGAATGATTACATCATTCAAAGTGGACTAAATTACTATATCATCCAAATGGCAACAACAGGGTTGGTTGCATTTAACGCTGTTTTTATTGGTTTAGAAAAAGCTAAAGGTAATACAAAAATCATACTTTTTGCAAATCTTGGTGTGATGATTGTTAAATTGATTCTCTCATATATTTGGGTTATGTTCTTAAATGGTGGTTTATTTGAACTTGCAATTTCAAGCATGATTGCACAAGGATTACTTATGATGATTGGTATTTACATTACAATGAGAAAGAAGAATCCAATTAGTGTAAGTTTAAACGATTTTAAACCTGAATTTTTTTTGATTAAACCAATACTCATACTTGCATTTCCAATATTCTTAGGTAAGTTCTTGTTTAATATGGGTAAAGTCTTTATTAATGGTATTGCATTACTTTATCATAATTATGTTGTTGCAGCACTTGGTATTTGTTCTAGAATATTTGGACTTTTTGCATCGGTTGCAAATGTATTCCATGAAACCGAGATGACAATCATATCTCAAAATTTAGGTGTTAATAAACCAAAAAGAGCAATTAAAACATTTTATATAACAATTTTATATGCATTGATTGTATCGACAATTGGACTCATCATCTGTTACATTAATTTAGATTGGATTATTAAATTATTAGGTAATTTTAGTGATGAACAAGTAGAAGTCATTAAAACAACCTATAATTTTGAACAGTATTCTTTAGTGTATTCAGCATTGATCTCTGCCATGAGTGGTTTATTTATTGGATTCAAACGAACAAAAGTTGTCTTTTGGATTAACATTATTCGCGTGATCATCTTAAGACTGCCAGTATTGTTCTTAATGTACACATTTATTCCAGAACGTCCATATTGGCATGTTGGATTTGTAATGTTTTTCTCAAATACATTAACGACTATAATTACAATTGCGATGACAATTATTTTCATTCGACAAGAAAATGAAAGAATCGTCTTGTTAAAACTACAAAATTAG
- a CDS encoding carbohydrate ABC transporter permease has product MKRLDTSEIIFKVLAYVLVTLFALATLYPFLYTVFAAISSKTAMDSGSVVFWPVDPDFLAVKAFFEDPNRGVALWRSYTNTLFYTFYGTLFSMGVSIFAGYALAKSNLLFKRQIAFFIVFTMWFSAGLIPTYYNYKDLLVSNRWGIIYGFGVQAFNIILLRNYFQGISKEIEEAAIVDGANELQLLTTIYIPMSKSAIATVTLFYALSRWNGYFWNRILVANTNEHPLQVVLRAIVQESGDTETGFNYPYSLRSLAYAAIVLSVIPIIIIYPYLQKYFARGVNVGGVKE; this is encoded by the coding sequence ATGAAAAGATTAGATACAAGTGAAATTATCTTTAAAGTACTAGCTTATGTCCTAGTTACGTTATTTGCACTCGCAACACTATACCCGTTCTTATATACCGTCTTTGCAGCAATTTCTTCTAAGACTGCTATGGATTCGGGTTCAGTTGTATTCTGGCCAGTTGATCCTGATTTCTTAGCTGTTAAAGCATTCTTTGAAGATCCAAATCGTGGGGTTGCATTATGGAGAAGTTATACAAACACATTGTTTTATACCTTCTATGGAACATTATTCTCGATGGGAGTTTCAATCTTTGCAGGCTATGCACTTGCTAAATCAAATTTATTATTCAAACGTCAAATTGCTTTCTTTATTGTCTTTACAATGTGGTTCTCAGCTGGGTTAATTCCAACGTACTACAATTATAAAGACTTGCTGGTATCTAACCGTTGGGGTATTATTTACGGATTTGGGGTACAAGCATTTAATATCATCCTTTTAAGAAATTATTTCCAAGGTATTTCGAAAGAAATTGAAGAAGCAGCGATTGTAGATGGTGCGAATGAGTTACAACTCTTAACAACTATCTACATTCCTATGAGTAAGAGTGCAATAGCAACTGTTACATTGTTCTATGCACTATCTAGATGGAATGGGTATTTCTGGAACAGAATATTAGTTGCAAATACAAACGAACACCCACTCCAAGTTGTCCTTCGAGCAATTGTACAAGAATCTGGGGACACGGAAACTGGATTTAACTATCCTTACTCATTAAGATCGCTTGCTTATGCAGCTATCGTCTTGTCTGTTATACCTATCATCATTATATATCCATACTTGCAGAAGTATTTTGCAAGAGGTGTTAATGTTGGTGGAGTTAAAGAATAG